A genomic region of Kribbella sp. NBC_00382 contains the following coding sequences:
- a CDS encoding radical SAM protein has protein sequence MRPTTTRTLNTKEFADIKHTVSIRSKARKNLLLDPSYAAPLPQEVSLQLTYRCNLRCTHCYQWNEQGFFRDFSAQKQKTELDLEVIEDVLRTTAPVRSKLFLWGGEPLMHTKFDQVADLLVKYPRTVNMCTNGLLFKRKLDDLLKIGENLNLLVSLDGLGEDHEALRGRGTFKRTMENIQLMLDLKRKGEWDGELSLSCMVSHVTVHKMYEFMEWAEELGVNTVYFQFPWYISPEVANSMDALYEKTFSWLNPSTDTKKPTWHSYTYQLPEEELPALKDSMARLASRAWNVRLRYQPQLEDDEVTDFILGTSRPAQHRSKCLAVSNRMEVHADGAVSSCKFFPEFVVGNLYDQSVDELWQSQSFKEVRRIMSENGMMPVCSKCILLYLNGV, from the coding sequence ATGCGCCCCACTACGACGCGAACCCTGAACACCAAGGAATTCGCGGACATCAAGCACACCGTGTCGATCCGTTCCAAGGCACGCAAGAACCTGCTGCTCGACCCCAGCTACGCCGCACCGTTGCCGCAGGAGGTCAGCCTGCAACTGACCTACCGCTGCAACCTGCGCTGCACGCACTGCTACCAGTGGAACGAGCAAGGCTTCTTCCGCGACTTCAGCGCCCAGAAGCAGAAGACCGAGCTGGACCTCGAGGTGATCGAGGACGTACTGCGCACCACAGCGCCCGTACGCTCCAAGCTCTTCCTCTGGGGCGGCGAGCCGTTGATGCACACCAAGTTCGACCAGGTCGCGGACCTCCTCGTGAAGTACCCGCGGACCGTCAACATGTGCACCAACGGCCTGCTGTTCAAGCGCAAGCTCGACGACCTGCTCAAGATCGGCGAGAACCTCAATCTGCTGGTCAGCCTGGACGGCCTCGGCGAGGACCACGAGGCGCTCCGCGGCCGCGGCACCTTCAAGCGCACGATGGAGAACATCCAGCTGATGCTGGACCTCAAGCGCAAGGGCGAGTGGGACGGCGAGCTGTCACTGTCCTGCATGGTCAGCCATGTCACCGTGCACAAGATGTACGAGTTCATGGAGTGGGCCGAGGAGCTCGGCGTGAACACGGTCTACTTCCAGTTCCCCTGGTACATCAGTCCCGAGGTCGCCAACTCGATGGACGCCCTGTACGAGAAGACCTTCTCCTGGCTCAACCCCAGCACAGACACCAAGAAGCCGACCTGGCACTCGTACACCTACCAGTTGCCCGAGGAAGAGTTGCCGGCCCTGAAGGACTCGATGGCCCGCCTCGCCTCCCGCGCCTGGAACGTACGCCTGCGCTACCAGCCGCAGCTCGAGGACGACGAAGTCACCGACTTCATCCTCGGTACTTCGCGCCCGGCCCAGCACCGCAGCAAGTGCCTCGCGGTGTCGAACCGGATGGAGGTGCACGCCGACGGCGCGGTCAGCTCCTGCAAGTTCTTCCCGGAGTTCGTGGTGGGCAACCTGTACGACCAGTCCGTCGACGAGTTGTGGCAGAGCCAGTCCTTCAAGGAAGTACGCCGGATCATGTCCGAGAACGGAATGATGCCGGTCTGCTCGAAGTGCATTCTCCTTTATCTGAACGGAGTCTGA
- a CDS encoding acyl carrier protein — MEIEERVKNVLATVLDNGITAGEIGPEADLVEQYGLDSLQTITFLLAIEDEFDLELDYPNLQLDDLRSVRQFSTFVANLAAPVR, encoded by the coding sequence GTGGAGATCGAAGAACGCGTCAAGAACGTGCTGGCGACGGTCCTGGACAACGGCATCACCGCCGGCGAGATCGGTCCCGAGGCCGACCTGGTCGAGCAGTACGGTCTCGACTCCCTGCAGACCATCACCTTCCTGCTGGCGATCGAGGACGAGTTCGACCTCGAACTCGACTACCCGAACCTCCAGCTGGACGACCTCCGCTCGGTCCGTCAGTTCAGTACTTTCGTCGCCAACCTGGCGGCCCCGGTTCGATGA
- a CDS encoding Gfo/Idh/MocA family protein: MPLEIGLIGATGIAERTLLRQGAGVRAVAASDPVRAKEYASRHEIPVVHENYSALLADPSIDAVYISLHNSAHHRWAVRAAVAGKHVIVEKPLCLTAEELAELSFAATDVKIFEAVATMDHPWQQTVHDFIHAETYGPLIKAHTSVRFAVPAAGGYRDRPELGGGIFFDAASYWLQAVQATIGLDPTSVEGRSSFDGPNGVDRSFEASLRWATGVEATLTADLGEQHISDHVFTFERATVKLRNFLRPVAGAVPLNLIVTPTDGDRQVIGFPAVSYYERQLTRILDSTSDDLDAATPRITLMEQLYSDALRRKDNR, from the coding sequence ATGCCGCTTGAGATCGGCTTGATCGGAGCCACCGGGATCGCCGAACGCACTCTGCTGCGGCAGGGCGCCGGCGTCAGAGCAGTCGCCGCGAGCGATCCCGTCCGCGCCAAGGAATACGCCAGCCGGCACGAGATCCCGGTCGTGCACGAGAACTACTCGGCGCTGCTCGCCGATCCGTCGATCGATGCCGTCTACATCTCCCTGCACAACTCCGCCCACCACCGCTGGGCGGTCCGGGCCGCCGTGGCCGGCAAGCACGTGATCGTCGAGAAGCCGCTCTGCCTCACCGCCGAGGAGCTGGCCGAGCTGTCCTTCGCCGCCACGGACGTGAAGATCTTCGAGGCCGTCGCGACCATGGACCACCCGTGGCAGCAGACGGTCCACGACTTCATTCACGCCGAGACCTATGGTCCGTTGATCAAGGCGCACACCAGCGTCAGGTTCGCAGTACCGGCTGCTGGCGGGTATCGCGATCGGCCGGAGCTCGGCGGCGGCATCTTCTTCGACGCCGCGAGCTACTGGCTACAGGCCGTCCAGGCAACGATCGGACTGGACCCGACGAGCGTCGAGGGCAGGTCGAGTTTCGACGGCCCCAACGGCGTCGACCGCTCCTTCGAGGCTTCGTTGCGCTGGGCAACGGGTGTCGAGGCGACCCTGACCGCGGACCTCGGCGAGCAGCACATCTCCGACCACGTCTTCACCTTCGAACGCGCGACGGTCAAGCTGCGGAACTTCCTCCGCCCGGTCGCCGGCGCCGTACCGCTCAACCTGATCGTCACCCCCACCGACGGCGACCGCCAGGTGATCGGCTTCCCAGCAGTCTCGTACTACGAACGCCAGCTCACCCGTATCCTCGACAGCACCTCCGACGACCTGGACGCGGCCACCCCGCGGATCACGTTGATGGAGCAGCTCTACTCCGACGCCCTGCGCCGCAAGGACAACAGATGA
- a CDS encoding phosphotransferase family protein, with product MSNKRQLDRAAITQVLEEAGVDPSGEVTELTEGTYNTVYLIGSDLILKVSPDPAAPVLSHEHDLIHTEALFYHAARGKAPVPEVVHIGEDYLLMTALPGTTMQGVPANERAALQRELGRIVSTLHEVTGTAFGYPQNGLVATWSAAFLSMVDDVLADASRFAVELPRPAEQLRQLVLSRLELLDEVRTPRLIHFDLWDGNILVEDGRITGVIDGERAFWGDPVAEFASLTLFRSAPDPDLLAGYGELELGETLVLYRVYLYLIMLIEGTPRGYAGPDREAMVKLILLHLNKDLDQL from the coding sequence ATGAGCAACAAGCGCCAACTCGACCGCGCGGCCATCACGCAGGTCCTGGAAGAAGCCGGCGTCGACCCCAGCGGCGAGGTCACCGAGCTGACCGAGGGGACGTACAACACCGTCTACCTGATCGGCTCCGACCTGATCCTGAAGGTCTCCCCCGACCCGGCCGCGCCGGTACTGAGCCACGAACACGACCTGATCCACACCGAGGCCCTGTTCTACCATGCAGCTCGCGGCAAGGCGCCGGTGCCCGAGGTCGTGCACATCGGCGAGGACTACCTGTTGATGACGGCACTCCCCGGTACGACGATGCAAGGCGTGCCGGCCAACGAGCGAGCCGCGCTTCAGCGGGAGCTGGGCCGCATCGTGTCGACGCTTCACGAGGTGACCGGTACGGCGTTCGGCTATCCCCAGAACGGTTTGGTGGCGACCTGGAGCGCGGCGTTCTTGTCGATGGTCGACGATGTCCTCGCCGATGCGAGCCGCTTCGCGGTGGAGCTGCCGCGGCCTGCCGAGCAGCTCCGGCAACTCGTCCTCAGCCGCCTCGAGTTGCTGGACGAGGTACGGACTCCGCGGTTGATCCACTTCGATCTGTGGGACGGCAACATCCTCGTCGAGGACGGGCGGATCACCGGGGTGATCGACGGGGAGCGCGCGTTCTGGGGTGATCCGGTCGCCGAGTTCGCCTCGCTGACCTTGTTCCGCTCCGCGCCGGATCCCGACCTGCTGGCCGGGTACGGCGAACTGGAGCTGGGCGAGACTCTCGTTCTTTACCGGGTCTACCTCTACCTGATCATGCTGATCGAGGGGACGCCTCGCGGCTACGCGGGACCGGACCGCGAAGCGATGGTGAAGTTGATCCTGCTGCACTTGAACAAGGACCTGGATCAGCTGTGA
- a CDS encoding ABC transporter ATP-binding protein, producing the protein MRRKKDQITRSNHSVVLQDVRRVYGKGGNAVTALDGVTISFERGTFTAVMGPSGSGKSTFLHCAAGLDRPTSGTVAIDDVPLAGLNERQLTELRRERIGFVFQSFNLLPALTVWQNVTLPQELDGRRTNKAAVREVLDRVGLSGKHRSRPGELSGGQQQRVAIARALVARPAVIFADEPTGALDTQTAADVLDLLREPVRTQGQTVVMVTHDPVAASYADQVVFLADGVLAGGLLSPTAEQVADRLTHLGARAARAAQAARTSHEAAGVGR; encoded by the coding sequence ATGAGGCGCAAGAAGGATCAAATCACCAGATCGAACCACTCGGTGGTACTGCAGGACGTCCGCCGGGTCTACGGCAAGGGCGGCAACGCCGTCACCGCGCTGGACGGTGTCACCATCAGCTTCGAGCGCGGCACCTTCACCGCCGTCATGGGCCCATCGGGCTCCGGCAAGAGTACCTTTCTGCACTGCGCGGCAGGACTCGACCGGCCGACCTCCGGCACGGTCGCGATCGACGACGTACCGCTGGCCGGCCTGAACGAGCGACAGCTCACCGAGCTGCGCCGCGAGCGGATCGGCTTCGTCTTCCAGTCCTTCAACCTGCTGCCGGCCCTGACGGTCTGGCAGAACGTCACGCTGCCGCAGGAACTCGACGGCCGCCGCACCAACAAGGCCGCCGTCCGCGAAGTACTGGACCGCGTAGGCCTCAGCGGCAAGCACAGGAGCCGCCCGGGTGAACTGTCCGGTGGACAGCAGCAACGCGTCGCCATCGCCCGCGCCCTGGTCGCCCGCCCCGCAGTGATCTTCGCCGACGAGCCGACCGGCGCACTGGACACCCAGACCGCCGCCGACGTCCTCGACCTGCTCCGCGAGCCGGTCCGCACCCAGGGCCAGACCGTCGTCATGGTCACCCACGACCCGGTCGCCGCCTCGTACGCCGACCAGGTGGTCTTCCTCGCCGACGGCGTACTGGCCGGCGGGCTGCTCTCGCCGACCGCCGAGCAGGTAGCCGACCGCCTCACCCACCTCGGCGCCCGCGCAGCCCGCGCCGCCCAAGCGGCCCGCACCTCCCACGAAGCAGCCGGGGTCGGACGATGA
- a CDS encoding ABC transporter permease: protein MMRLAVRTLRYRKGGFIATFVAVIFGTAIVLACGGLMETGIRSNVAPERLAAAPIVVTGKLTHLRPGEEDTTHLTEQVGIDDSVAAKIRSLQGVTDVIGDHTFPAPVPQGQGFTKGEGHNWSAAALAPFHLTSGTAPRTGGVVLDATTARDLHAKLGGKVNLLVGGQQTAFTVDGIASGPAGNTFFSDDDASRLAGQPGQFSSLGVLVAPGTDLKALRKQIEKTADVSALSGLDRGEVEHPDAAAKKVTLISVAGSFGGIATMTMMFVVASTLALAAQHRQREFALLRSIGTTPGQVRRMILGEAMLVSLPAVLAGVIPGALLGRFLFDQLSKNGVASPDVTFYQGLIPFAAGAGAAVLAAVGAALMASRRSAKIRPVEALVESSLQTKWFSWVRLVIGMLFVGGGLALMIVTASVMSGPLAGATAGPAVLCWAIGLAVLGPLVTKLILAILRWPLYLVSRVNGRLAILNVTARSVAMSAAVMPVMLAVGIATANIYMQTTNVDAAAKAFTKDLRADAVLVSTASGLSPSLLPKVQALKGVASASAYVTSTGVIDEPRHAPFDEDGALLQGVSPQGSDGTAPVRLTTGSLEGLTGNTVALPDLVANKIQRPVGTSIKMTLGDGTPVELKVVATFAAERGYESIVLPADLVAAHTTNRLAPQILIRSEPGASIGPALANLAAATPGVQVADRDALIAGNSEDLQTQAWINYLLVGMLIAYTAVSVVNTLASATVRRRREFGLQRLTGSTRNQVLRMLATEGVLVALSGIVLGTLVALATLLPYASAVSTSATPTGPIWIYLVIIGIAFALTMLSTLIPATKTLTTRPAEAAARAD from the coding sequence ATGATGCGCTTAGCCGTCCGCACCCTGCGCTACCGCAAGGGCGGCTTCATCGCGACCTTCGTCGCCGTCATCTTCGGTACGGCCATCGTGCTCGCCTGCGGTGGCCTGATGGAGACCGGCATCCGCTCCAACGTCGCCCCTGAGCGACTGGCCGCAGCGCCGATCGTTGTCACCGGCAAACTCACCCACCTGCGACCGGGCGAGGAAGACACCACTCACCTCACCGAACAGGTTGGCATCGACGACTCGGTCGCCGCCAAGATCCGTTCCCTGCAAGGCGTCACCGACGTCATCGGCGACCACACCTTCCCCGCCCCGGTCCCCCAAGGCCAAGGCTTCACCAAAGGCGAGGGCCACAACTGGTCAGCCGCCGCGCTGGCCCCCTTCCACCTCACCTCCGGTACTGCGCCTCGCACCGGCGGCGTCGTCCTAGACGCAACGACCGCGCGGGATCTGCACGCGAAGCTCGGCGGCAAGGTGAACCTGCTGGTCGGTGGCCAGCAAACCGCCTTCACCGTCGACGGCATCGCCTCCGGGCCGGCCGGCAACACCTTCTTCTCCGACGACGACGCGAGCCGTCTCGCCGGTCAGCCCGGTCAGTTCTCCTCCCTCGGCGTACTCGTTGCCCCTGGCACCGATCTCAAGGCCCTGCGCAAGCAGATCGAGAAGACCGCCGACGTCTCCGCGCTGTCCGGTCTCGACCGGGGTGAGGTCGAGCACCCGGACGCCGCGGCCAAAAAGGTCACGCTGATCTCGGTGGCCGGCTCGTTCGGCGGCATCGCCACGATGACGATGATGTTCGTCGTCGCCTCGACGCTGGCGCTGGCCGCCCAGCACCGGCAGCGCGAGTTCGCGTTGCTGCGCAGCATCGGGACGACTCCCGGTCAGGTCCGGCGGATGATCCTGGGCGAGGCGATGCTGGTGTCGCTGCCCGCAGTACTGGCCGGGGTGATTCCGGGTGCGTTACTCGGGCGCTTCCTCTTCGATCAGCTCTCGAAGAACGGGGTGGCGTCGCCTGATGTGACCTTCTACCAAGGGCTGATCCCCTTCGCTGCCGGCGCGGGAGCCGCAGTACTGGCTGCGGTTGGTGCGGCGTTGATGGCCTCTCGGCGGTCGGCCAAGATCCGGCCGGTCGAGGCGCTAGTCGAGTCGTCGCTGCAGACCAAGTGGTTCAGCTGGGTACGGCTGGTGATCGGCATGCTGTTCGTCGGCGGCGGTCTCGCGCTGATGATCGTGACGGCTTCCGTGATGAGCGGTCCGCTGGCCGGCGCGACTGCTGGGCCTGCCGTGCTGTGCTGGGCGATCGGCCTGGCAGTACTCGGCCCGCTGGTCACCAAGCTGATCCTCGCCATCCTCCGCTGGCCGCTCTACCTGGTGAGTCGGGTCAACGGCCGGCTCGCAATCCTCAACGTCACGGCGCGATCGGTCGCCATGTCAGCTGCGGTCATGCCGGTCATGCTCGCGGTTGGGATCGCCACCGCCAACATCTACATGCAGACCACCAACGTGGACGCGGCCGCGAAGGCCTTCACCAAGGACCTGCGCGCCGATGCGGTACTGGTCTCGACCGCGTCGGGCCTGTCGCCGTCTCTGCTCCCCAAAGTCCAAGCGCTGAAGGGTGTGGCGAGTGCTTCCGCGTACGTCACCAGCACCGGAGTCATCGACGAGCCGCGCCATGCTCCCTTCGACGAGGACGGCGCGCTCTTGCAAGGCGTCTCACCTCAGGGCTCGGACGGTACTGCGCCGGTACGCCTGACCACCGGCTCACTCGAGGGCCTCACCGGCAACACGGTCGCCCTCCCCGACCTGGTAGCCAACAAGATCCAGCGCCCGGTCGGCACGTCGATCAAGATGACGCTGGGCGACGGCACCCCCGTGGAACTCAAGGTGGTCGCGACCTTCGCCGCCGAACGAGGCTACGAAAGCATCGTCCTCCCGGCTGACCTCGTCGCCGCCCACACCACCAACCGCCTGGCCCCGCAGATCCTCATCCGCTCCGAGCCCGGCGCCTCAATCGGCCCGGCTCTGGCCAACCTCGCGGCCGCGACTCCCGGCGTACAGGTAGCTGATCGCGACGCCCTGATCGCCGGCAACAGCGAAGACCTGCAAACCCAAGCCTGGATCAACTATCTCCTGGTAGGCATGCTCATCGCCTACACCGCAGTCTCAGTAGTCAACACCCTGGCGTCCGCCACGGTCCGCCGCCGCCGCGAATTCGGCCTCCAACGCCTAACCGGTTCCACCCGCAACCAAGTCCTCAGAATGCTGGCCACAGAAGGCGTCCTGGTAGCCCTCTCCGGCATAGTCCTAGGCACCCTGGTAGCCCTAGCCACCCTCCTCCCCTACGCCTCAGCCGTCTCCACCTCGGCGACTCCCACAGGCCCCATCTGGATCTACCTCGTCATCATCGGAATCGCCTTCGCCCTGACAATGCTCTCCACCCTGATCCCAGCCACGAAAACCCTCACCACCCGACCTGCCGAGGCCGCCGCACGCGCCGACTGA
- a CDS encoding NADPH-dependent FMN reductase — MPSTVFEPRIVPDPPVWPQSVVTVVGNPKAGSRTAAAAASVAELLASELGTPYRIDELVDLVTFAPAIFQGENAAEADREALDSAIELVSSASVIVLATPVYKGSYTGLLKSFLDVLPHLALAGSVVVPVTVSAAPSHKLLADLHLRPVLAELGASVPTPPVALEEKDFEDLQLPVSAWLRHAGLVQATTIALQPVAEPTPAK, encoded by the coding sequence ATGCCCTCAACCGTCTTCGAGCCGCGGATCGTGCCCGACCCGCCGGTCTGGCCGCAATCCGTTGTCACCGTGGTGGGGAATCCGAAGGCGGGGTCGCGGACGGCGGCGGCTGCCGCGTCTGTGGCTGAGTTGCTTGCTTCTGAGCTCGGTACGCCGTACCGGATCGACGAGCTCGTTGACCTCGTCACGTTCGCGCCGGCCATCTTCCAGGGGGAGAACGCTGCGGAGGCGGATCGGGAGGCGCTGGACAGTGCGATCGAGCTGGTCTCGTCGGCTTCGGTGATCGTGCTGGCTACTCCTGTGTACAAGGGCAGCTATACGGGGTTGTTGAAGAGCTTCCTCGACGTACTGCCGCATCTGGCGCTGGCTGGGTCGGTCGTCGTGCCGGTCACTGTGTCGGCGGCACCCAGCCACAAGCTGCTGGCTGATCTGCACCTCCGCCCGGTCCTCGCCGAACTCGGCGCCAGTGTGCCGACGCCGCCGGTCGCGTTGGAGGAGAAGGACTTCGAGGACCTCCAGCTGCCGGTTTCGGCCTGGCTCCGTCACGCTGGTCTGGTCCAAGCAACCACGATCGCTCTCCAGCCAGTGGCCGAGCCGACTCCCGCCAAATAA
- a CDS encoding DedA family protein produces MTPTNQVLMMSALAQEPTGGVAGWATDLMEKLGAPGAGLAVALENLFPPLPSEVILPLAGFAANRGDLGLVSAILFTTLGSVVGALALYGVGAGLGRERTRGLAARLPLVKVEDVDKAEEWFNRHGAKAVLIGRLVPVVRSLISVPAGVERMRVSLFLALTALGSAVWNSALILAGYALGEKWHVVESSVGVLQYVVLAGAAAAVTWFVVVKVRAKRSPVEKVK; encoded by the coding sequence ATGACCCCGACGAACCAGGTGTTGATGATGAGCGCGCTTGCGCAGGAGCCGACCGGTGGTGTGGCCGGGTGGGCCACGGATTTGATGGAGAAGCTGGGGGCTCCCGGCGCGGGGCTCGCGGTGGCGCTGGAGAATCTGTTCCCGCCACTGCCGAGCGAGGTGATCCTGCCGTTGGCGGGGTTTGCGGCCAATCGCGGTGATCTCGGGTTGGTCAGTGCGATCTTGTTCACCACGCTTGGGTCGGTGGTGGGGGCGCTCGCTCTGTACGGCGTGGGCGCCGGGCTGGGTCGGGAGCGGACGCGCGGGCTGGCGGCGCGGCTTCCGCTGGTCAAGGTGGAGGACGTCGACAAGGCGGAGGAGTGGTTCAACCGGCATGGCGCCAAGGCGGTGCTGATCGGGCGGTTGGTGCCGGTGGTACGCAGTCTGATCTCCGTGCCGGCCGGGGTGGAGCGGATGCGGGTGTCGTTGTTCCTCGCGTTGACGGCGCTCGGGAGTGCGGTGTGGAACTCGGCGTTGATCCTCGCGGGGTATGCGCTGGGCGAGAAATGGCATGTCGTGGAGTCGTCGGTGGGGGTGCTGCAATACGTCGTACTGGCTGGGGCTGCTGCGGCGGTGACTTGGTTCGTGGTTGTCAAGGTGCGGGCCAAACGTTCACCAGTTGAGAAAGTCAAGTAG
- a CDS encoding LacI family DNA-binding transcriptional regulator: protein MTEPRPTIETVAARAGVGRGTASRVVNGSSQVSPAARAAVLKAIDELGYVPNRAARNLVTRRTDCVALVISEPGERLFTEPYFAGVVRGISSAMAQTQLQLWLSMVQSETERERAGRFLTREHVDGVLMLSQHADDPLPAQVRAGGLPLVLCGRPLTGPDNRPVGDIPFVDADNATGGRQAAQYLVDQGRQRVACIAGPQDMSAGVARLLGFRQVIGEDLVEYGDFSEESGAKAMVALLDRAPGLDAVFAASDPMAFGAMRVLKAAGRRIPEDVAVIGFDGSPGGRHSDPPLTSVFQPTEEMGREMTRLLLAQLSGDQPAETQVIVETRLELRGSA from the coding sequence ATGACCGAACCCCGTCCCACCATCGAAACCGTCGCAGCAAGGGCGGGGGTGGGGCGGGGGACCGCTTCGCGCGTGGTCAACGGGTCGTCCCAGGTCAGCCCGGCGGCCCGGGCGGCGGTGCTGAAGGCGATCGACGAGTTGGGCTACGTCCCGAACCGGGCGGCTCGCAATCTGGTCACCAGGCGGACCGATTGTGTGGCCCTGGTGATCTCCGAACCGGGTGAGCGGCTCTTCACCGAGCCGTACTTCGCCGGCGTGGTCCGTGGGATCAGCTCGGCGATGGCCCAGACCCAGTTGCAGTTGTGGCTGTCGATGGTGCAGAGCGAGACCGAGCGTGAGCGCGCCGGCCGCTTCCTGACCAGGGAACACGTCGACGGGGTGCTGATGCTCTCGCAGCATGCGGACGATCCCTTGCCGGCCCAGGTCCGGGCCGGTGGACTGCCGTTGGTGCTGTGCGGGCGGCCACTCACCGGCCCGGACAACCGCCCGGTCGGCGACATTCCCTTCGTCGACGCGGACAACGCGACCGGCGGGCGGCAGGCCGCGCAGTACCTGGTGGATCAGGGCCGTCAGCGAGTCGCTTGCATCGCAGGTCCGCAGGACATGTCCGCCGGAGTGGCGCGACTGCTGGGGTTCCGCCAGGTCATCGGCGAGGACTTGGTCGAGTACGGAGACTTCAGTGAGGAGAGCGGCGCGAAGGCGATGGTGGCCCTGCTGGATCGGGCGCCTGGGCTGGACGCTGTTTTCGCGGCCTCGGACCCGATGGCCTTCGGGGCCATGCGGGTGCTGAAGGCCGCCGGCCGGCGGATTCCGGAGGACGTGGCCGTGATCGGGTTCGATGGCTCGCCGGGTGGTCGGCACTCCGACCCGCCACTCACCTCTGTGTTCCAGCCGACCGAGGAGATGGGCCGCGAGATGACCCGGCTGCTGCTGGCTCAGCTGAGCGGTGACCAGCCTGCGGAGACTCAGGTCATCGTCGAGACCAGGCTGGAGCTTCGCGGCAGCGCCTGA
- a CDS encoding GH1 family beta-glucosidase, giving the protein MTTDSQTEPGTGLEFPTGFLFGAATAAYQVEGAATADGRGPSIWDTFSHTPGRVLGGETGDVAIEHYHRYRDDVALMADLGLQAYRFSIAWPRVQPSGRGALNQAGVDFYSRLVDELLAAGIEPWPTLYHWDLPQPLEDAGGWPERDTAERFADYAGAIAAVLGDRVRQWTTLNEPWCSAFLGYGSGVHAPGRQDPAAAVRAGHHLMLGHGLAAGLLRSAGHQVGVTINLYDVVPASERAIDLDAARRIDGLQNRFFLDPVLRGSYPADVIADLAPVTDFAHVRDGDLAVISTPLDFLGVNYYTRHVVTGEPTDGDDGHGGGDGTSGSPWPGSAQVGFLKGDLPVTAMGWEIHAEGLTSVLERVAREYPAVPLYVTENGAAFADAPDADGLVRDPDRIGYLDGHLRACRAAIDAGVPLQGYFCWSLFDNFEWSWGYSRRFGLVHVDYETQTRTPKSSAYWYSDLIRGRLAT; this is encoded by the coding sequence GTGACAACTGACAGCCAGACCGAGCCCGGTACCGGACTGGAGTTCCCCACCGGGTTCCTGTTCGGCGCCGCCACCGCCGCCTACCAGGTGGAGGGCGCGGCGACCGCTGACGGGCGTGGGCCCTCGATCTGGGACACCTTCTCGCACACGCCCGGCCGGGTGCTGGGCGGTGAGACCGGCGACGTCGCGATCGAGCACTACCACCGGTACCGCGACGACGTCGCCTTGATGGCTGACCTCGGTCTGCAGGCCTACCGCTTCTCGATCGCCTGGCCGAGGGTCCAGCCGAGCGGTCGCGGCGCACTCAACCAGGCGGGCGTCGACTTCTACTCGCGGCTGGTCGACGAACTGCTCGCCGCCGGTATCGAGCCCTGGCCGACCCTGTACCACTGGGATCTGCCCCAACCGCTGGAGGATGCAGGCGGCTGGCCCGAGCGGGACACGGCGGAGCGGTTCGCGGACTACGCGGGCGCCATCGCCGCAGTACTGGGCGACCGGGTCCGGCAGTGGACGACGCTGAACGAACCCTGGTGTTCGGCCTTCCTGGGCTACGGCTCGGGCGTGCACGCACCTGGTCGTCAGGATCCGGCCGCGGCTGTTCGCGCCGGGCATCACCTGATGCTCGGGCACGGCCTGGCCGCCGGCCTGCTCCGGTCCGCCGGGCATCAGGTCGGCGTGACCATCAACCTGTACGACGTAGTACCGGCCAGTGAGCGGGCGATCGACCTGGACGCGGCCCGGCGGATCGACGGACTGCAGAACCGCTTCTTCCTCGACCCGGTCCTGCGCGGGTCCTATCCGGCGGATGTGATCGCGGATCTCGCGCCGGTGACCGACTTCGCGCACGTACGGGACGGGGACCTGGCGGTGATCTCCACCCCGCTCGACTTCCTGGGCGTGAACTACTACACCCGCCATGTGGTGACGGGTGAGCCGACCGATGGCGACGACGGTCATGGGGGCGGGGACGGCACCAGCGGCTCGCCCTGGCCCGGCAGTGCGCAGGTGGGCTTCCTGAAGGGAGATCTGCCGGTCACCGCGATGGGATGGGAGATCCACGCCGAGGGGCTCACCAGCGTCCTCGAACGGGTCGCCCGGGAGTATCCGGCGGTACCGCTCTATGTCACCGAGAACGGTGCGGCGTTCGCGGACGCGCCCGATGCGGACGGTCTGGTCCGCGATCCCGACCGGATCGGCTACCTGGACGGCCATCTGCGGGCCTGCCGGGCGGCGATCGACGCAGGAGTCCCGTTGCAGGGCTACTTCTGCTGGTCGCTGTTCGACAACTTCGAGTGGTCCTGGGGATACTCGCGGCGGTTCGGCCTGGTCCATGTCGACTACGAGACGCAGACACGGACACCGAAGAGCAGCGCGTATTGGTACAGCGATCTGATCCGAGGCAGGCTAGCAACATGA